In a genomic window of Streptomyces noursei ATCC 11455:
- a CDS encoding MFS transporter, with product MTPTSTPAARRLPVVLRNRAFGAVWAAQVLTQAAGRMFQVGVVWWLVGHAIAADGDRGLASGAFLAVSTLPAVALAPLVATVIARCPHRTVLGASSALAGLVAAATAGWTYLAPPPTVVAYGAALLLAGCQALFDPCLTTSVPELVDDADIEAATGFELATQSLAGLAGGLLGPLVVDAWDLTGIVSGCAGAYLVAAALVFLTRFPRSAAAPEPATTSADPAPRRTLRRILKDHPFIRRVLLCFAAVNLFTTALYVVMPLYTRAVLHAQGSTVAALEAALGIGTLLGSFTGARLPGSPTAVGGACLGLMAAALATPGLLADRAAIVGALIVAGWCVGAIGVRFVALFQRLVPAADKPGFFAMMQALLGATFPLSSLLFGALGDHLSPRTLCVLQAVGLVPLAVALWWTGRRADAPRDPAGGTAPVASGADAPAASPAGTLPLEEAR from the coding sequence ATGACCCCGACCTCGACCCCGGCCGCGCGCCGACTCCCCGTCGTCCTGCGCAACCGGGCCTTCGGCGCCGTCTGGGCCGCCCAGGTCCTCACCCAGGCCGCCGGCCGGATGTTCCAGGTGGGTGTGGTGTGGTGGCTGGTCGGCCACGCCATCGCGGCCGACGGCGACCGCGGCCTCGCCTCGGGCGCGTTCCTCGCGGTGAGCACCCTGCCCGCGGTGGCGCTCGCCCCGCTGGTGGCCACCGTCATCGCCCGCTGTCCGCACCGCACGGTGCTGGGAGCCAGCTCCGCGCTGGCGGGCCTGGTCGCCGCCGCCACCGCCGGATGGACGTACCTCGCCCCGCCGCCCACCGTCGTGGCCTACGGAGCCGCCCTGTTGCTGGCGGGCTGCCAGGCACTCTTCGACCCCTGCCTGACCACCTCCGTCCCCGAACTCGTCGACGACGCGGACATCGAGGCCGCGACCGGGTTCGAACTCGCCACGCAGTCCCTGGCCGGCCTGGCCGGCGGACTCCTCGGACCGCTCGTCGTGGACGCCTGGGACCTGACCGGCATCGTCTCCGGCTGCGCCGGCGCGTACCTCGTCGCCGCCGCGCTGGTGTTCCTCACCCGCTTCCCCCGGAGCGCCGCGGCACCGGAGCCCGCCACCACGTCGGCGGACCCGGCACCCCGGCGGACGCTGCGTCGGATCCTCAAGGACCACCCCTTCATCCGGCGGGTGCTGCTCTGCTTCGCCGCGGTGAACCTCTTCACCACCGCCCTCTACGTCGTCATGCCCCTGTACACACGGGCGGTGCTGCACGCCCAGGGCTCGACGGTGGCCGCCCTGGAAGCGGCACTGGGCATCGGCACCCTGCTCGGGTCGTTCACCGGCGCCCGGCTGCCGGGATCGCCCACGGCCGTGGGCGGGGCCTGCCTGGGACTGATGGCCGCGGCCCTCGCGACGCCGGGCCTGCTCGCCGACCGGGCCGCGATCGTCGGGGCACTGATCGTCGCCGGCTGGTGCGTCGGAGCCATCGGGGTGCGGTTCGTCGCGTTGTTCCAACGACTGGTCCCGGCAGCGGACAAGCCCGGCTTCTTCGCCATGATGCAGGCACTGCTCGGCGCGACCTTCCCGCTGTCCTCGCTGCTCTTCGGCGCGCTCGGCGACCATCTGTCGCCGCGCACCCTGTGCGTCCTCCAGGCCGTCGGCCTGGTCCCGCTCGCCGTGGCGCTGTGGTGGACCGGACGACGCGCCGACGCGCCCCGGGACCCGGCCGGCGGCACCGCCCCGGTCGCCTCCGGCGCCGACGCCCCCGCCGCCTCGCCCGCCGGCACCCTGCCACTGGAAGAGGCCCGATGA